One genomic region from Treponema primitia ZAS-1 encodes:
- a CDS encoding type II toxin-antitoxin system Phd/YefM family antitoxin, translated as MLITASELKANIGRYLDEIIQDDVYITRNGKIVAKLSSATQDKQAILDSLVGIAADNPLTLEEARAERLARQ; from the coding sequence GTGCTTATTACCGCATCTGAATTAAAAGCAAATATTGGCCGTTATCTGGATGAAATAATACAGGATGATGTGTATATTACCCGGAATGGCAAGATTGTGGCTAAATTATCCAGCGCTACTCAGGATAAACAGGCCATTCTAGACAGCTTGGTGGGCATAGCCGCTGATAATCCGCTAACCCTTGAGGAGGCCCGAGCGGAAAGGCTGGCCCGGCAATGA
- a CDS encoding PIN domain-containing protein, giving the protein MKVLVDTNVILDVLQCRGEFYESSYRVIQLALQGRFNCFIGAGAVTDIYYIINKNPGNAQKSRDTIIKLSTLVGFCDTAAKDINTALSLGISDFEDAVVAATAYREKADYIVTRNAKDFKNSLVPAVTPEELISIV; this is encoded by the coding sequence ATGAAGGTCCTGGTGGATACCAATGTTATTCTGGATGTACTTCAGTGCCGTGGGGAATTTTATGAAAGTTCTTACCGGGTAATTCAACTTGCCCTCCAAGGCCGGTTCAATTGTTTTATCGGCGCTGGGGCGGTTACGGATATTTACTATATTATCAACAAAAACCCTGGTAATGCCCAAAAATCCCGTGACACTATTATAAAGCTTTCTACTCTGGTTGGTTTTTGCGATACCGCCGCCAAGGACATCAATACCGCTCTCTCCCTGGGGATTTCTGATTTTGAGGATGCGGTGGTTGCCGCAACGGCCTATCGGGAAAAGGCGGATTATATCGTAACCCGAAACGCCAAGGATTTTAAAAATTCACTGGTCCCGGCGGTGACGCCGGAAGAATTAATCTCAATTGTGTAG